Proteins encoded in a region of the Marmota flaviventris isolate mMarFla1 chromosome 3, mMarFla1.hap1, whole genome shotgun sequence genome:
- the Tex52 gene encoding testis-expressed protein 52, translating to MASNPQKSLRGRMSNSSCVREPFLKMVHANESLPTHQTWVQREFLLPRETCELPGFTRQAYHQLAQRLPPHSDMKSKVHRRLIHPWKDTIQHSWGFHTWLDVGRLPATFPTHPDMPYDSNVWRWLTHSNAHDYPPADTPIPPPSWIGKNNFPAFIHSTPIFLDINRKSQVILKTKKELKEMQKLKLRSEVRAPPLDTHGNIMPPANFKKAQYISAGGRFEPQGLPLLPNPLPTTLARGWPCPNPVPHYQEKALKLALLPSMPLSKDLIKDYQTLIKDQIALPLYPLSKAQPGKILGKKRKRRPGYI from the exons ATGGCTAGTAACCCACAAAAATCACTCAGAGGAAGGATGAGCAATTCATCTTGTGTCAGAGAGCCTTTCCTGAAG ATGGTCCATGCCAATGAATCCCTCCCGACCCACCAAACGTGGGTTCAGCGCGAGTTCCTTCTCCCCAGGGAGACCTGCGAGTTACCTGGCTTTACCCGGCAAGCCTACCACCAGCTGGCCCAGAGGCTGCCACCCCACTCAGATATGAAGTCCAAAGTGCACCGCCGGCTAATCCACCCTTGGAAGGACACAATCCAGCACAGCTGGGGCTTTCACACGTGGCTCGATGTGGGGCGTCTGCCTGCCACCTTTCCCACACACCCTGACATGCCCTATGACAGCAATGTCTGGCGCTGGCTGACCCACTCCAATGCCCACGACTATCCCCCAGCAGACacccccatccctcctccctcctggatTGGGAAAAACAACTTCCCGGCCTTCATCCACTCTACCCCCATCTTCTTGGACATAAATAGGAAGAGCCAGGTGATTTTGAAGACAAAGAAGGAGCTGAAGGAGATGCAGAAACTCAAGCTGAGGAGTGAAGTCAGAGCGCCTCCACTGGATACTCATGGCAACATCATGCCTCCTGCAAACTTCAAAAA AGCCCAGTACATATCTGCTGGTGGGAGGTTTGAGCCTCAAGGTCTCCCACTCCTGCCCAATCCACTCCCCACTACTCTCGCCAGAGGCTGGCCTTGcccaaaccctgtgcctcattaCCAGGAGAAGGCGCTAAAGCTGGCCTTGCTGCCCAGCATGCCCCTGAGTAAGGACCTCATAAAGGATTACCAAACCCTGATAAAGGACCAAATTGCCTTGCCCCTCTACCCTCTGTCCAAGGCACAACCTGGCAAAATCttggggaagaagaggaagagaagacctGGATACATCTAG